The following are encoded in a window of Penaeus vannamei isolate JL-2024 chromosome 35, ASM4276789v1, whole genome shotgun sequence genomic DNA:
- the U4-U6-60K gene encoding U4/U6 small nuclear ribonucleoprotein Prp4, whose product MSEGENSPVPLGSGGAPGERRWYGSLEATMGGSESPADSPGSPAASTNIHTSNEYMELDEPEILDEKKALLEEFERKRRARMIHVTTDDSEVKQQLRQLGEPICLFGEGPADRRNRLKELLSRLGEDALKKTVAGTQDAEAPEQEQQRPEETWYHEGPQALKEARTFILEYSIPRARARLKKEHLDNEIPEATRTARRQEVQNKLRSFSLLGSQNADSRPISYCSFSPNGKLLATSSWSGLCKIWKVPDCQEEQKMSGHNCYVDCIEWHPSATLTMEPNALNLVSSGRDGTVQLWNLCGEALGELPRLEARVSRVVFHPSGRFLGACVHDNSWRLWDLEIQEEVLFQEGHSKPVFCLDFQGDGSLAATGGMDAFGRIWDLRSGRCVMFLTGHQNAILGINWSPDGYHLVSGSEDNSARIWDVRARRCIYSIPAHTGIVTGARYDKIGGQYIVTSSYDGSVRLWCHGSFQPMRALEGHGQKVMGVDISPTDGIIATCAFDRTFKLWGPD is encoded by the exons ATGTCAGAAGGCGAGAACTCCCCAGTGCCCCTGGGGAGTGGAGGGGCaccaggggagaggaggtggtatgGGTCCCTGGAGGCCACCATGGGGGGCAGTGAGTCTCCGGCTGACTCGCCTGGGAGCCCAGCTGCatccacaaacatccacacaagcAACGAGTACATGGAACTCGATGAGCCAGAAATTTTGGACGAGAAGAAGGCTTTGCTGGAGGAATTTGAGAGGAAGAGACGTGCGCGCATGATTCATGTTACAACAGACGACAGTGAG GTGAAGCAGCAGCTGCGGCAGCTGGGAGAGCCAATCTGCCTGTTTGGAGAGGGACCAGCAGACCGCAGAAACAGACTCAAGGAGCTTTTGTCTCGCCTGGGAGAGGATGCCCTGAAAAAGACCGTGGCGGGGACACAAGATGCAGAGGCACCTGAGCAAGAGCAGCAGCGCCCAGAGGAAACCTGGTACCACGAGGGTCCTCAGGCACTGAAGGAGGCTCGAACGTTTATTCTTGAATATTCCATTCCTAGAGCAAGAGCAAGATTGAAGAAGGAACATTTGGACAACGAGATCCCAGAGGCCACTCGCACAGCCAGGAGACAAGAAGTGCAGAACAAATTGCGGTCCTTCAGTCTTCTTGGAAGCCAGAATGCAGACTCAAGGCCCATCTCTTATTGTAGCTTTAGTCCTAATGGCAAACTCCTTGCAACCTCCTCCTGGAGTGGGCTTTGCAAAATATGGAAGGTTCCAGATTGCCAGGAAGAGCAAAAGATGTCTGGCCACAATTGTTACGTTGATTGCATAGAGTGGCATCCCAGTGCCACACTCACAATGGAACCAAACGCGCTGAACTTGGTATCAAGTGGTCGTGATGGTACTGTCCAGCTTTGGAATTTGTGTGGAGAAGCTCTTGGGGAACTACCGCGTCTTGAAGCAAGGGTGTCAAGGGTAGTGTTCCACCCAAGTGGGAGGTTCTTGGGGGCATGCGTTCATGATAACAGCTGGCGTTTGTGGGACCTTGAGATTCAGGAGGAGGTGCTCTTCCAGGAGGGACATTCCAAGCCTGTCTTCTGCCTTGACTTCCAGGGGGATGGGTCCCTGGCAGCAACAGGGGGGATGGATGCATTTGGTCGCATCTGGGATCTCAGAAGTGGCAGGTGCGTCATGTTTCTGACAGGACACCAGAACGCTATTTTAGGTATCAACTGGTCTCCTGATGGTTATCATCTTGTTAGTGGAAGCGAGGACAATTCTGCCAGAATTTGGGACGTTAGAGCACGTCGCTGTATTTACAGCATACCAGCACATACAGGGATAGTCACAGGGGCTCGGTATGATAAAATAGGAGGCCAGTATATTGTCACCAGTTCATATGATGGTTCTGTTCGCTTATGGTGCCACGGATCCTTCCAACCCATGCGTGCACTGGAAGGCCATGGGCAGAAGGTCATGGGGGTAGACATTTCACCAACAGACGGAATCATTGCCACGTGTGCCTTTGATCGGACATTTAAACTGTGGGGGCCAGATTAA